In Erigeron canadensis isolate Cc75 chromosome 6, C_canadensis_v1, whole genome shotgun sequence, the following are encoded in one genomic region:
- the LOC122605949 gene encoding disease resistance protein TAO1-like has translation MGWQIVRKISPNTRLWKLEEVHDFVKKNRELKEIEAMVVPNKQANVHQKLGFGADIFESMNNLRLLDVYRKFTSCEPTILPHELRWLSWHQYPFSSLPLADECELVGLEMHGGNIEHLWNGRKIMLNLKFIHLQQLECLTKFPDISGAPNVERLVLASCRNLVEVHESLGYHKTLAYLSLSNCWKLKFFPERIEMESLETLILSRCSSLERFPEVMPCMLKLSNICLDGCLRIKQLPSSIRHLCSLSFLNLTRCTSLTNLPECISKLNCLKSIHLHDCVKLLTLPEDFGSMKNLEELQLGFTDPNRLPRSTNFHTLQNLHSLRKLDLSGRQTEDLGLSGLGNVDAFSSLEELNLSGNSELIELPAIICHLSHLKHLELNECYRLQNLHSLPSNIQVLKASDCCSLEMIEDLPEKYEWLYKVWLVGCWKLPDQEDEINPSKMLQLPFLEKCAAVGHRLSIAIPGCKIPSWFDAEQDGCDITLKLPPGWHSRIMGFAISGVFSRMWNIRNDYPVVTFTVVDEGGSVPMTEFDDSNEVSPFEIDTVWTGYIPFRYFQPMGDDWSDMEVNVAISVRLQTGQLPVKCGVHIVNNDDVESIQPNTTYISDYCNSDCVSRFGNSFIYEDELRNI, from the exons ATGGGTTGGCAAATAGTTCGTAAGATATCCCCGAATACGAGGTTATGGAAACTTGAAGAGGTCCATGATTTCGTCAAGAAGAACAGG GAACTGAAAGAAATTGAAGCCATGGTGGTGCCAAACAAACAAGCCAACGTTCACCAGAAGCTGGGTTTTGGTGCTGATATTTTTGAAAGCATGAATAATCTTCGACTACTTGATGTTTACCGAAAATTCACTTCTTGTGAACCTACCATTCTCCCTCATGAGTTACGATGGCTTTCTTGGCATCAATACCCATTTTCTTCTCTTCCATTAGCAGATGAGTGTGAACTTGTTGGGCTtgaaatgcatggtggcaacaTTGAACATTTATGGAACGGAAGAAAG ATTATGCTGAATTTGAAGTTCATTCACCTTCAACAGCTAGAGTGCCTTACAAAGTTTCCAGACATCTCAGGAGCCCCAAATGTTGAGAGGTTGGTTTTGGCATCTTGTAGAAATTTGGTGGAGGTTCATGAGTCTCTTGGATATCACAAAACACTTGCTTACTTGAGCCTGAGTAATTGCTGGAAGCTCAAGTTTTTCCCAGAGAGGATTGAGATGGAATCTTTGGAGACACTAATCCTGTCTAGGTGTTCCAGCCTTGAACGTTTCCCAGAAGTCATGCCATGTATGCTAAAACTATCAAATATATGTCTTGACGGTTGTTTACGAATAAAGCAACTGCCATCATCAATCAGACATCTGTGTAGTCTAAGCTTCTTGAATCTCACAAGATGTACGAGTCTTACGAACCTCCCAGAATGTATTAGCAAGTTGAATTGTCTCAAGAGCATTCATCTTCATGACTGTGTGAAACTGCTTACATTGCCAGAagattttggaagcatgaaaaACCTAGAAGAGCTTCAACTTGGATTTACGGATCCCAACAGGCTACCACGGTCCACCAATTTTCATACTTTGCAAAATTTGCATTCCTTGAGAAAGTTGGATCTCAGTGGGAGGCAAACTGAAGATTTAGGTTTAAGTGGCCTCGGAAATGTTGATGCATTTTCTTCGTTGGAAGAACTAAATTTAAGTGGCAACTCTGAATTGATTGAGTTGCCTGCAATTATCTGCCATCTTTCTCATCTAAAACACTTGGAGTTGAATGAATGCTACCGACTTCAAAATTTGCATTCACTTCCATCCAATATACAAGTATTGAAGGCAAGCGATTGCTGTTCACTTGAAATGATTGAAGATCTTCCAGAAAAGTATGAATGGTTATATAAAGTATGGCTCGTTGGTTGCTGGAAACTTCCAGATCAAGAAGATGAAATAAACCCATCCAAGATGTTGCAGCTACCTTTCCTTGAG AAATGTGCTGCTGTAGGTCATCGGTTAAGTATTGCAATTCCTGGTTGCAAGATTCCAAGTTGGTTCGATGCAGAGCAAGACGGGTGTGATATAACTCTTAAACTACCACCCGGATGGCATTCTCGTATCATGGGATTTGCAATAAGTGGAGTGTTTAGCAGGATGTGGAACATAAGAAATGATTATCCTGTGGTCACATTTACAGTTGTAGATGAGGGAGGATCTGTTCCTATGACTGAGTTTGATGATAGTAATGAAGTATCCCCATTTGAGATTGACACTGTGTGGACTGGCTATATACCATTCCGTTATTTTCAGCCGATGGGTGATGATTGGTCCGATATGGAAGTTAATGTTGCAATCAGTGTAAGGTTACAAACAGGTCAACTGCCTGTAAAATGTGGAGTGCATATAGTGAACAATGATGATGTGGAATCAATCCAACCAAATACCACTTATATATCCGATTACTGCAACTCAGATTGTGTTTCTCGCTTTGGAAATAGTTTCATTTATGAAGATGAGTTGCGGAACATCTGA